The segment ATTATCAATTTTTGTGTTCTGATGAATTTTTAGAGTTAGAAGTAATAGATAGTAAAGGGAAAATTCATCAAGTTGAAATCGAAAAAGATTATGATGAAAATTTAGGATTAGAGTTTGAAACGGCTCTATTTGATGGGTTAATTCAATGTAATAATCATTGTCCGTTTTGCTTTATTGATCAACAACCTCCAGGTAAAAGAGATAGTCTTTATTTAAAAGATGATGATTATCGTTTAAGCTTCCTTTATGGGAGTTATTTAACCTTAACCAATCTAACACAAAAAGAATGGGAACGCATTGAACAAATGCGACTGTCTCCCCTTTATGTATCCGTTCATGCAACAGAACCAGATGTGCGTATTCGCTTATTAAAAAATCCTCGCGCGGGACAGATTATTGAACAGTTTCAATGGTTCCAAGAAAGACAATTACAAATTCATGCACAAGTGGTCGTTTGTCCGGGGATTAATGATGGTATTCATTTAGAAAGAACCCTGACAGATTTAGCCTCATTTCATCAAGGAGATATCCCTACAATTATTTCTGCTGCGGTGGTTCCTGTGGGGTTAACTCGCTTTCGTCCGACTGAGGATGAATTGATTCCAGTAACTCCCGAAAAAGCCAAAGAAGTCATTAAACAAGTGCAAACGTTACAAAAACAATTCTCTCATAAATTGGGCAGTAATTTTGCTTGGTTAGCTGATGAATGGTTTTTAATTGGACAAGAAGAATTACCCCCAGAATCCCATTATGAAGATTACCCTCAAATTGGTAATGGAGTGGGGTCTATTCGTCAATTTATTAAAGAATTTCAAACCAAAGCCACTCAATTACATCGGGTTAAAATGGCTGCACCAGTGACTTTAACTTGGGTCGTCGGTAATGCGGTTGAACAAGCGTTTCAACCGTTAGTTAAACAGTTAAATGAAGTAGAAGGATTAACCATCAATTTAGCAGCGTTACGGAGTGATTATTGGGGACAAGAAATTAGTGTCACAGGGTTATTAACAGGACAGGATTTATTAACAGGTTTACAGGGTAAAGCGTTAGGAGATGGTTTACTATTACCTTCGGTTATGCTCAAACATGATGATACTCTATTTTTAGATGATCTAACGGTTGAAGCAATAGAAAAACAACTCAATATTTCTATTTTTCCTGTCGCTAATGTTGATGAGTTGCTTGGGACAATCATCAATTTATGTCTGACAGCAAATAAGGATAAAAACTGAGGTAAAAAATTATGGTAGCAGCAATCCCTAAACGGTTTAGTATTGAAGAATTTCATCATAGTGAACCCCAACCCGATGTCGTGATTGCTGTGAACAAATCTGAAATTATTTTACCAGATAGTCAAGTGACACTTCCTGGGTTTCCTGATATCTGGTTAGCATGAACAACTATATTTCCAGAAAGCTAGGTTAAAATATTTTTAATTAGCTGATAACAATGAATATTTCGGTAAAAACTCATGGAAACAGAACTAGCGATCGCCACTAATAGACTAACCAAACAATTTGACCGTTATGTGGCTGTTAATCAAGTAGAATTACAAGTAGAAATAGGAGAAGTATACGGATTAATCGGTCCCAATGGAGCCGGAAAAACAACTCTAATTCGGATGTTATCTGCTGCGGAAGAACCGACAACGGGAGAAATTTATCTGTATGGCGATCGCTTATTACGCAATAATAGTAATCCCCATCTCAAACAACGATTAGGCTATCTTCCTGATGACTTTCCCCTCTATGAAGATTTGAATGTTTGGGATTATTTAGAGTATTTTGCTCGACTTTATTATCTCAAGTCTCCCCATCGTCGTCGTCGTCTTCAAGAGGTTCTTGAATTAGTTCAATTAACCAGTAAACGAGATAGTAAAATTAATACCTTATCACGGGGAATGAAACAGCGTTTAAGTCTTGCTAGAACGATTATTCATGAACCAATGTTATTATTTCTTGATGAACCTGTATCCGGACTTGATCCCATTGCTAGAATGCAGTTTAGAGAGATTATTAAAGTCTTACAAACAGCCGGAATGACGATTTTAATTTCTTCCCATGTCCTCAGTGATTTAGCTCAATTATGTACCTCCGTTGGGATTATGGAATTAGGATCTTTAGTAGAAAGTACCTCCTTAACTGAGCTTTATCAACGATTATCTTTGCAACAAATTATTATTACTACTTTAGGCAATTTAGAAGACTTAAAAAGGGAATTAAAACACCATCCTAAAGTAGAAGAATGGGAAGTTATCCCAGAAAAAAATAGTCTCAGGGTGAATTTTTCAGGAGGAGATGAAGAAAGTGCAGATTTATTGCGATCGCTAATTCATCAAGGTCTTCCTATTCGAGAATTTCACTGTACTCAAGAAGATTTAGAAACCATTTTTCTGAAATTGGGACATAAACAAGTCTCATAAGTTAGTAAATAGTGGCTAGTTGGTAGAAGTTCAAAAACACAATTGATCTAAGTGAATCAGTGATAATTCCTAAATTGTCCACTGGTTAAAGCCAAAGACAATAAAACGATTATAATTGGATTATCTCTGTTAACCTGGATTAAACATTATTAATTTTCGTAAATCAATTTGTTAATTCGTCTGAGGATATGGTAAATGCTGATAACATCCCTGGATCGCCTTGGCGATTGGAACCCCCAATTATTGAGAGAATTGCAAGGACGATTAACCAAGAGAAATATGGCAATTGTGTCGGCGATCGCCATTATTGGTCAAGCTTTTTTGCTGCTTATCTTTAATAGTAAGCTTCCGTCAAAAATTGACCCTTTAATTAATCCTGATGGCCAGTTTAATCGTTATTGTACTGCTAGTCCACCCCCCGATATCTACAAGAGTTCTTACTATCCTCATCCCTACTGTATTACAGATCTATTAGGTCATTGGGTGATTAATTGGCAACTGTGGTGGTTAGATTTATTCAACACCTTAAGTGTCATAGGAATTTTTGTGTTATTAGTGGCTGGAACTTACCTAATTATTAATGATTTAGCTAAGGAAGAAAGTCGAGGAACCCTCAACTTTCTTCGCTTAAGTCCCCGAACAGCAAATAATGTTTTATTCGGCAAAATTTTAGGAGTACCTTGTCTAGTTTATTTCCTCGGATTGTGGGTATTCCCCTTACATTTAATAGCCGGATTGAGAGCGCATATTCCATTAATTTTAATTTTGCTTTTCTATAGCATTTTAATAGCGAGTTGCGCTTTCTTTTTCAACCTCTCCTTATTAGCAGGATTGATTAATTCTAATCTAGGATCATTGCAAGCTTTCTCCGTTAGTGGTGCGGTTTTATTTTTCCTGTTTGTAATGACAGGAATTACTTTTTCTTCTGGTGATTTAGTTTCTAATACTCCTTTTGATTGGATTACTATCTTCTACCCAGGAACGATTTTATCCTATTTAGCTAAATCTACTTTCTTACCTGCTGAAACGATTGACTTTGACTACAAAGATCTAGAAAATCTTTTTTGGTACGGACAACCACTATGGCGAAATGTCGAGTTAGGAATTGCTTTTATTTTCTTGAATTATGGACTCTGGACTTATTGGATTTCCCAAGCATTAAAACGTCGGTTTCATAACCCTACTGCCACTTGGTTAAGTAAATCTAATAGCTATTGGTTGTCAGCAAGTTTTATAATCCTTGCGGTAGGATTTGTTTTCCAAAAGCCAAACTATGGAGG is part of the Rippkaea orientalis PCC 8801 genome and harbors:
- a CDS encoding TIGR03279 family radical SAM protein — translated: MTQSSIRPAKISQVLPNSIAEEIGFEVGDALVSINGIKLRDLIDYQFLCSDEFLELEVIDSKGKIHQVEIEKDYDENLGLEFETALFDGLIQCNNHCPFCFIDQQPPGKRDSLYLKDDDYRLSFLYGSYLTLTNLTQKEWERIEQMRLSPLYVSVHATEPDVRIRLLKNPRAGQIIEQFQWFQERQLQIHAQVVVCPGINDGIHLERTLTDLASFHQGDIPTIISAAVVPVGLTRFRPTEDELIPVTPEKAKEVIKQVQTLQKQFSHKLGSNFAWLADEWFLIGQEELPPESHYEDYPQIGNGVGSIRQFIKEFQTKATQLHRVKMAAPVTLTWVVGNAVEQAFQPLVKQLNEVEGLTINLAALRSDYWGQEISVTGLLTGQDLLTGLQGKALGDGLLLPSVMLKHDDTLFLDDLTVEAIEKQLNISIFPVANVDELLGTIINLCLTANKDKN
- a CDS encoding ABC transporter ATP-binding protein, with amino-acid sequence METELAIATNRLTKQFDRYVAVNQVELQVEIGEVYGLIGPNGAGKTTLIRMLSAAEEPTTGEIYLYGDRLLRNNSNPHLKQRLGYLPDDFPLYEDLNVWDYLEYFARLYYLKSPHRRRRLQEVLELVQLTSKRDSKINTLSRGMKQRLSLARTIIHEPMLLFLDEPVSGLDPIARMQFREIIKVLQTAGMTILISSHVLSDLAQLCTSVGIMELGSLVESTSLTELYQRLSLQQIIITTLGNLEDLKRELKHHPKVEEWEVIPEKNSLRVNFSGGDEESADLLRSLIHQGLPIREFHCTQEDLETIFLKLGHKQVS